The nucleotide sequence ataataaataataattaacataTAACCTGTATTTGAAAATAATTTTAAAAGTCATCATATTTTTTACACTATTAACTAAACGTTTATTAAATTCGATAATACAATAAAAATtaatttgttattaatattattaaatatatcattactcACTCCGTCCTACGCCCAGTGTCATATGTTGATTTTTCATAGTCTTTTTTGTCAACTTTGAGTGTAAATattttttatttgtattatataatatttgatgaaatacTTATAAAAGAATCCGCATTTAAAACTcaattcttttatatatattttatcatatattatataacataaataaaagtATTTACAGTCAAAGTTGACAATTAAagactttaaaaagtcaacagtaGACACTTGTAGTGAAACAGTTAgagtaataattaattaataaataatttattagtattactattaattaataataaatattaaaattttaagtaTTATGTACTACGTTGTAATTCTATATAAACAAGATCGAATTCGTGCAAGAGTGCAATATGATGATGAAACAGTGATAtcttaatgtatatgtatatgctgtatgtatatatgtatgtaacaGATAGAGATGAAGATCAGAAGCAGATAATGATGAATATAGAACACATAATCATGAACAACATCTAATCACAATTGCATTTAGATCAAGGATACAAGTTTATGTTGAGAGAGTTTTAGGTTGAATGTGTTTCTAAGGTGTAAGGGAGAGTGAACAAGTGAGGGAATGTGGCAAAGGTTAGCTTAATGGTTAAGCTAGTGAGAGTATTTATACTCTAGGACTTAATAGTGTGAATTACATGAAAAGCTTGTACAAATTGTATCTAGACTTAAGTTGGACTTAACAATCTCCCTCTTAGATGTGATTTGTACATGGTACTCTCTCGACTTTGATCCTTTTGAAGAGAATACTTGTTGAAACTTTTGTAAGATTAAGAGGTCTTATTCTTCTTGaaattagttgattttaaaagttgaaATGGTAGTGATGATCATCTTGAAAATTTGATGAGAATTCTTCTTTTGAAACTCTCAAAAATTGTGAACCTTTGATGTTGATGTTGTAAAGTTTAAGTGTTGATGAATTTGTTGATAACTTCTTCTTTTGGAAGTAACCTTTTGTCTTTGTGAAAATGGTATCTGGATGATTTGAGTCAAGTTGAGAATCTTCTTCTTTTTGTGATTCTCTTAATCTTTCGTCTCTTAGTGTGCTATCTTGAGTAATTAAGAGGTTGTATTTTCTTGTCTTGTTGATGAGAGAGAGGTCTTTGTGATACGAAGCTTGAGATGTGTGATTTTCTCTTGCTCCCCCTTAATCATTGCATTCTCTTGTTCCCCATTGATTGGACAATGGTTTGTTCCTTTGAATGTTATTGACTTGATAAGATCTTCAAAATGTTGGTGCGGAAGCTTGTATAATTGGTAGGCTTTGAAATTTCTTGATGAAGATCTTGAATGCTCTTGATGAAGATCCTGATTTGGTGTTGGCCTTTGGTATTTGAGGGAGACTTAGTTTGAGCTCATGAAATCACTTCTAGAATTAGTATTAACATTTGCTTTTCTCCCCCTTAGGATGTGTTTGTGAAACGAATACATCATGAACTTGAGTTGATACAATTACAATGACAAAGTGACAATGTGTGAAAATCTAAATATGCATCGTACTGATTAACTCTGTGACCATCTCCTCCAGACGTGTTAGATGTACCAACATCGTTCTTATCATGTGTTTGCTAAGTCTCGAACCAATGCACGTTAGTAAAGAACATTTTCAATGTCTTTGAAGAAAAGAAGCGGTACATCGGAGGAGGATGGCATTGAAGATCCTAGCAATGTCGATGAAGTTGTTTGAGTCGTCGTGACGACGGGTTTTTGGGTTAATTATAGGTGGTGGAGGTTGGGGTAATGAAATGTGTCATTCACAGCAAAACCTTAGTTTTAGGTTTGCGGCACGGTACAAGTATCAAGTCCTAACAAAATCACCTCGTGTAAAAAGAGGTAAGATGGACAAGACACGGGAATTTATGTCATAAAAATTTGATCCTCATGAAAAACAGGATCTTCAGAGAACGTTTTTGGGTTTGTAAAGGTTAAGCTAATTGTTACACTAAACAGATTTAAAATGTTCATGCCAGTTGTTACACTAGGAAAGTTTTCTTTAATAAAACATTTACCGAATTTGGGAACCTCACTGGTATTGGTTGGTCCGGGAGTTACCTTAGCGGATGGTGAGGATGACTGATAACCGAAGTTTCATCCAGTGTTAGTAAGCTATCCGCCTCCATGATTAAAGTATAATGGGACTTTTGTGCGACTTTGCCGCTCGTGGTCATACCAAGCCTTCCAACTGTACCTAACACCGTAGTGTCGGTAGAAATCAAAGTAATGTAGGAAGATGTTAAAtcattgatatgtcatgaggtgacaaATCTCTTTCAGTTGTTACACTCTCTGAGGAGTGTGTGTGGTCAGGCTTAAATTCTGATTAATCGTTAAGGAGATCATCCTTCCGGAGGTCTGATAAATTTACCAAAGAAGTGTCATATTGCCTCTCCATTGGATGAGACAGATCTCTCTCATTAAGTTAAGTCTGATCTCCACGCCTTGTTTGATGGTGAGGCTCAGCCACATCTTGTTTTTGATGTGATTTGTCAAAAGGATTTCTAGCAGATATGCAGGGttctttttcaaggtttttcgAAACTCCTTCAGTCGTTCTGGACTAAAATGTCTGACATAAGCCAGAAAATTGTGTCTtagcggaagactttactttcttttgatGTGACTTTACACCTTTATCATTTGATTATATTGAAGGTGAGCTtattcaataattaataatagggcaaatggcccgaaaggttaacctaagttacccaatttgacaatcaaggtaatccCCAATTTGACTAAGCTCAAAAAGGATTGCAAATTGATTTTTGATCACAAAAATGATTGCGTGTTCAATTTTTTTAAAATTAAGGTAATATTCAATAAACACAAAATCTAAAATCAcgaattacttcaaattgagaCTTGAAACAGATTTCTAGTGCTTTATTATCATTTTTTGTGAAGCAACTAAATCCAAAACATCACGAAAAACAATGAATGGAGATGATCAAGTCGTTTGAACAACTCGAGATGAACAAGTTGATTCATTGTTTTTCATGATGTTTTGGATCTAGTTGCTTCATAGAAAATGATAATCGAAGCTCTAGGAATCTGTTTCAAGTATCAATTCGGTAGGTAAATGGTTTGGGACGAATGCAGATTGACAAGACGGACTTAGGGTTGTATATAGTGTGTAACATGACAAAGTAACCCTAAGCCCGTATATATATACAGTCTACACTCTACAgcaacagtcggtcgactgactctgtcAGTTGGTCGACTGTTTCTGTCAGTTGGTCGACTGTCTCATATAGCAGACCGATGATCAACTTACACCGACCTACACCAATCTATCGACTGTGTGGTCAGTTTAACTATTGATTTCAACATTCACGATTATAAACCAACATTCAATAGTCAACGTACAATATTACAATGTCGGACAATATATGACTAAAATAAACGTATAAGAACATGTTGGGAAAATGAAAAtattaatctgatgagtcaaaagcattttgcagattttagagtctggagatttagagtctgaagttacagactctggaattgctggagtaaacgtttgaagatttcttgaagcaaaagccatagaatattctggagatatgcttgttaattaagaagatttgttttgaagatttgattttatctccagacttgacttcctagttattagcaaatttggtttgtttttagtttatcttttccatatttatagctaagtagttttagaaatcaaatctccagatttggttttgatctgtataaatagggacgtgtGCTTTTCATTCAATGCATCTTTTGGCACGATCAATATTataaaacatatatttcatatcgtgttctctcaattcttgttattataattcttatttattgtttgagtgagagtctggtgttcatagttcaattactgtgaacttATAGAACAAATAGAACAAGAGATTACAAATATGGACTAACATTTTACATTGAATACACACGATGCAACTTCAGGTATAGTAGGCACGTTCAATGCATTTTCTACAGTTAACCTTTCTTTTTTGTGCATTTTGATGTTTAATTCCACATAATCCACCAACTTGTTTTGATGACTACATCGATCGAAACATCGTGTTTGAGTACCATTGATCGTAGATGCATGATCACCGAACAGAATGTAATTTTGATATAATGTGCGAAAGTAAAATGCATGCACTCTTTGATTGAAAGAAATAACACCATTGGTACAAATTTAGCAAAAATGATTACATACATTTATAACATTTTAATTTATGCAATTTGTAGTAAACTATTTAATTGGTCAGCTAATAATATGGATAATTATAATTATCAAATGGGATCTCATTGAAATCATCAGTCTGATCAAATATATGGTCGATTTCATATATTGGGGAATGGATCCAAGTTAAAATCAAGTTCTCGTGTCCCGGCGGATCTAATGTAGTAATATCTTGCGACGAATAATCAAATGATAACGATTGGTTGTGTGTCGACTCTAGGGAAGAAGAGCCTTTATTGTGTTCTTCAAGTTTTACTGATTGAGAATGATGAGGGTCAACTTGTTTATTATTTTCAATGATCTCATTCGATTCGAAACTAAGAAGAATCGATGTATCGTTAATATCGTCCGAGGACTCTAGAATGATTTGTGGGCTTCTTAAATTCTTGCAAATGTGGTGTTGATGGTAGGTAATCTTATAAGTTGCCGGTTCATCTTCAATCTTTTGAACTTGTTTGGTTGCTTGACACCCTTGATCAATTTTGTAAATACACCTATAATAGTTCCTACACATGAATATAACAAAATAGTAATTGAGAACTAAAAATTGTGTTTAGTAGTTTGCCTAATTTaatgattaaattaaattaaataataacctTTTGTGTTTTGCATTGAGGATCTCTTTTTGACCATATTTTCTCCATTCATGTCCATCATCAGTTGATCGAGTTACTTTTGTAGATGTCCATGACCTTTTTCTACATATGTTCAAAAACAATAACTATTATTAATAGATGTCAATGAGCAACTTGCAACTTAATTAAACCATGTTTTGCAACTTGAACCTGTTCTAATCATATTTAATTTGCAACTTAATTGCAACTAGTTCCTTGAATAATCTGTATTTAGGGCAAAAAGTTTATACAAAAGATAGACAAGTTTGTTAATGAATGCCTGACATTAaatacatacatacgtacatacatacataattATATCTAAGTAATTAGAAACTTGCAACTTGTTACTATAATACTCTGTATTTAGCCACTTGCAACTCACCATTTGTTAACTAGGACAAAACTTATGGAGAAGACTGTCCTTGAAAGCCTAAGATTTACATACTTACATATAACTAATTAGCAACTCTTTCTTATAATACTATGCAGTTAGCAACTTGCAATGGCCTAGGGCAAATAGCTAGCTTGTGGATAAGAGACAATTAAGTTTGTTGTTGAATGGCTTATATATATTGTGCGCGCACACAcacagatacatacatacatacatacatacatacatacataaatttaAATCATATAAAGGAGtatcgtgtgtatatatatatatatatatatatatatatatatatatatatatatatatatattgttaaaaatcataagtatttaataagtaAATATTTCTAATGAACTTTAGATAGCATTACAAAATGCTTTATGCTTGAGTTTGTAAGGCTTAGGAGGTAATTAGTTTCTGTATAGTTTCGTGATGTTTAGCTTCGTGATGCTTGGTTCCATACACTTATGGTTCCAACTTGTAACTCGAGTTTTAATAAAGTttttacttgcctttcaaaaaaaaaaaaaaaaaaaaaatgttaagtcaGCAAAATCTCAATTTTAAGTCATATACTCCgtatgttgttaaaaattttaagtatatttaagtatttttttttttttatgaagtcTAAAATAGCATTGTAAAAAGTCAAGTCAGCAAAATCACACTTCTAGCTTTAATTATATTCAAAGATATCTCAATTTGCTTTAACAGATAATCCTTAACTTTCCAATACTAGTACTTCACGAACACTTGAACTTAGACTAATAAACATAGTATAGTACTTGGTAATCTTACCTTTGGTATGTTTAGATCGAATTCGATAAACAGATATATACAATAaaaaatgataaatcaaatgatcaAATGATCAAATGATACATGATACATATAATATAAGAGACAATATATGCGGAGTATCATAAGAGAAAATCCATTATCCATTATTCCATCATATTATATAGTACCGAAAAGAAAATATCTATACAaaccatcatataaatatatatatatatatatatatatatatatatatatatatatatatatatatatatatatatatatatatatatatatatatatatatatatatatagttatgttataaGATTTGGGCATACCTATTATAGCACTCTCTTTTATTTTTTACAGGTTTTACCGGCCTGTCGATGTCGTTCAATCTCCTGCAATTCAAACTATTATCGGAATACATATCATGAATCGGGATCTGATGGACAGGGTTGACAATATTATAACCGTTGTTGATGATTGAAAATGCATCGTCATACATTTCAGGCGCCGATTGATTATGGATGAAATTTTTTGATATTTGACCAAAGTCGTTACAGTTTGACGATGAAAAAAAATCAGAGAACTTATGGGTAAGATCTTGGCCTTGAATGAAATTATGGTTGCTTGATGAACTCTCAGGCCAGTTTGAATAACAGTActccatatttattattatttaaaaataaataatacggaGAATAAAGTAATAAACTGATTCAAATATGGTAATGTTCAACAGGTTTGGTATGAACTAGGAATATTTGGAGTGTGATCCACATAGCACATTCATTCATAGTATTTATATACGGAAAAAAATTAGATATCCATCAGTGTTTAGTACTATAATTAATTAATCTATTAttgataattaatagtaataacttACACAAATAAACGATTCAAAGAGGTGACGTTTCCACGGCCCCATTGGCTGACGTAAGCGTAATGTTATACGGAGTAATAAAATGCTCCGAATACGATATAgccaattttgtaaaaataaaaaatgaaaaggtGATCAAGTTACTATTGTGTATTAGTTATCaagttttatttttcttttttgaaaagcaagatattATTAATCACACCAAAAGATTAGTTATCATTTCTTTGTTGAAAAAtcatgtgtacttttaccaaatcagattaacgcagcgaatagataaaataataatgaattattattttataaactatttacaaaattaaatattaatatatttaaatttaataaaacatgcacataaTTAACGATCctaaagatccagttacaccactaataattgtcaaaatatgtaattcacaaagtgagtaaacgatatacctttcttgaagaaactgattgaaggagagaaacctacgatcaaaaatatgaccgtctctttggatagtccacactacactttcaGACAATgctaatggatgctagtccaaactcaagtaatttattataataatcaaattattataataaatcTTTAATGGAGTACTTGAAAACCGTTTCGCTTGAATTTGAGATCAGTCACTTAAAAGGTACTTCAATTCAAGTTTGAGTGTTATCACATAAATTAAAAGTCTTTCTCACTCTCTCTATATGTGTCGACCAAAAAATGAAATAATATCAATCCACACTTGCAAAAGAGAGGAATATATAGTACTTTTTAAAAAACACACCCGTGAACCTTTTTTATTGAATTATAGTCACTATATTAACCCGTGAATCTTTTACTTTTTGAAAGAATCAAAGATAGGATATTGTATTCGATTTCTATATCGGATGtaatatcataaagtcgtatttctcaaatactccaggggtatgttatgtaacttataattaataatttctatcatgttgctttcatgtgaatagtaaattaattaatttcgtttcatttactattcatatgaatagtaaatgaattaatttcgatttactattttgttacttgagtaatatatatccatcatatatatattttatttgacatctcggtgtatatatgtgtgaccccgaaggctcaaatgaagttggccatatagttatatgttataccttgcacattaatcctatagACTCTCACTTGTGCATggtacaacaccaagtaactatataaacaatggtaagcgtctagcaacacgtcattgtccccaaattcatgtgaggatagtttctcgaaactgtttatggtaagttttaaatgtcattcgtccttttatttcagatactttagttaaacttgagatgtggatcatcggtcattctcatttgtttaacaattttgtttctcgatcttagaactgaattagatcaccaaattaattaagtatcatcttaattacatctgggtgcggtcacacaaatatcttattcattcatcgaggagctcaaaaagtatctaactccaaacattttagaggaacaaatcctatattgcatacaggtgtctatcacgagctttacattatacccaataattgcCTTTATAATAGCCTTATTTAGGACagcatttaaccatatcaaagtacaatgctacactcattaAGACGGGCgtacatctcaagtctaaggacacaaagacataatcactaaaagattcactactgactacgatccatgtagtgacatctcatggttgggtcattccaatattcatcatcaatgaatacatatgaattttggtctcaacaagttaactattcatcatcaatgaatataaccaaaatttcacattaatcttaattcatgttattcccataacatgaccgattatggaaattttgaataatcaacaattattcatggattaacacatgctaatatagaacacagtgatataaatgaaaatgatcataccaactatatatcaattcattaatataaaactgcttaatgttccaaaaatattcaaatactaaattacacatgaaaaatatcagcagcataacgaagtccagtattactagaatgatcatcatgcttgttgtgcatcatgggcttcatgaacgggtcagtcacattatcatttgtatgaacctttaagaatactaatatcattcctcttaatgacttaatgaatgtagtcaaacttttgaagaatgtgccagatatttttatgtacatgtgattctttcaaaagtatattaacactcgaactatcacagtacatattatagaagattaaatgttgtgtactactctgagtataataaaaaacttccttatccagacagctttctgagcagcttctcagtcaacaatgtattctgcttttgttgtagattgttcaatagtgctctgcctagagctcttccaatcaactgtcttgcaatgtgactggatcgagaatcatcttgatcagtgatgttatgcgaggtgtatataaaatagttattaattttagcagaaaacactattaaatacgatacaattttacacaagatatttatttatttatagaatggatatacttaaaccttgctacaacacttataggcagtgtacctaatcgtacagtagtgtagtttttagtaagtccggttcgttccacagggaaatctttaaacaaagctcaacgctatattagtttacttttataaaaatacaaacatatatatataagtaatattattattataaaggggggtttttaccgtttaatgaccggtttgtcgattttaaaactttagtcgcagttaaaacctaatgtaaaatataaaataaatacaagacttaaattaaagcgtaaagtaaataatgataatgaaattgcga is from Rutidosis leptorrhynchoides isolate AG116_Rl617_1_P2 chromosome 10, CSIRO_AGI_Rlap_v1, whole genome shotgun sequence and encodes:
- the LOC139869994 gene encoding probable WRKY transcription factor 38 is translated as MEYCYSNWPESSSSNHNFIQGQDLTHKFSDFFSSSNCNDFGQISKNFIHNQSAPEMYDDAFSIINNGYNIVNPVHQIPIHDMYSDNSLNCRRLNDIDRPVKPVKNKRECYNRKRSWTSTKVTRSTDDGHEWRKYGQKEILNAKHKRNYYRCIYKIDQGCQATKQVQKIEDEPATYKITYHQHHICKNLRSPQIILESSDDINDTSILLSFESNEIIENNKQVDPHHSQSVKLEEHNKGSSSLESTHNQSLSFDYSSQDITTLDPPGHENLILTWIHSPIYEIDHIFDQTDDFNEIPFDNYNYPYY